One window of the Patescibacteria group bacterium genome contains the following:
- a CDS encoding YebC/PmpR family DNA-binding transcriptional regulator — translation GAEDIKKDDDDLIIYTKREKLQEVKEKIEKNNIKIESAEIEFIPKEIKKITEQKEIEKLQKLFEALDECDDVNNFYTNADWE, via the coding sequence TGGAGCTGAAGATATTAAAAAAGATGATGATGATTTAATAATTTATACTAAAAGAGAAAAATTGCAAGAAGTAAAAGAAAAAATAGAAAAAAATAATATTAAAATTGAAAGCGCGGAAATTGAATTTATTCCAAAAGAAATAAAGAAAATAACAGAACAGAAAGAAATAGAAAAATTACAAAAATTATTTGAAGCGTTAGATGAATGCGATGATGTGAATAATTTTTATACAAACGCTGATTGGGAATAA